The window TAATTTAGGATTAAGAGAAGTAATAAATTACAGCTTTATTCCTAAAAATGCATTAGAAAAAGTGTTGTTTGAAATATCTAGTGAAAATGTTATAGAAATAAAAAACCCTATAGTAGAAGAATTTAGTATTTTAAGACCAACACTTATGTACTCTCTAATAAAAAATGTTAGAGATAATGTAAATAGAGGAGCTGCTGACATAAGATTCTTTGAAGTAAGTAAAAGATTTACTAAAGAAAATGTACAAAAAGTTGATGAAAAGGCAGTAGAATTAGGTCAAATGCAAGTATTTGAAAAAGAAACTCTAGCATTAGTACTTTCAGGAAGTAAAATTAAAAATATATGGAATGCAAAACCAGAAAATTATGACTTCTATGATATGAAAGGTGTTGTTGAAGCATTATTTGAAAAAATAGGATTTAATAAATACCAAATTAGAAGAAGCTCTAATAAGGCTTATCATCCAGGTAGAAGTGTAGATGTATTTGTTGGTAAGGAATTAGTTGCAACATATGGAGAGTTACATCCTGATGTATTAGAAAATATGGATGCAGAAAAATGTAACATACTTTATGCAGAAGTATATTTAGATCTAATTAAAAAATATATTTCAAATAATGTTAAGTATAAAGGACTAAGTAAATACCAATCAGTTCCAAGGGATATAGCTATAGTAGTTAATGAAAATGTATTAGTAGGAGAAATGCTTAAGACTATAGAAAAAGCAGATAAATTAATAGAAAAAGTTGAATTATTTGATATATATCAAGGACTTGGAATTGAAAAAGGATATAAGTCTGTTGCTATAAGTATAGTAATGAGAGATGATAATAAAACTCTAGAAGAAAAAGATATAGTTGAAGTTATGAATAAAATAATAAATAAATTAACTAAAGATTTTGGAGCTACATTAAGAGTATAATGAAATATTGTGTATTTTTAAATGGAGAGTATCCAGAATTTACAAAGTATCATTTAGAGTTATTAAAAGATAGAATAATATATTGTGCAGATGGGGGAACTAACTTTGCTTATAAGCAGGGGATAGTTCCTCATACTATAGTAGGAGATTTAGATTCAATTAGTCCAGAAGTTCTTAGTTATTATAAAAATAAGGGTGTTAAAATACATGATTATTCAAGTGATAAAGATTATACTGATTTTGGTATAGCCTTATTACATATTTGTGGGTTTGATAAAGTTGGTATGAATGATAGATTTCAAAGAGAAGAAATAGATTTTTATCAAGAAAAAGATGTGTTAGTATTTGGCGCTACTGGCGGAAGAATGGATATGTCTATAGGTAATGCTAAATTACTGGCTAAAAATAAAAATATGAAGTATATTAGTCATAAAAATGAATTAATGTATTATGTTGATAAGGAAGATATTATTAAAAATATGTCAGGTAAAAAATTTTCTTTGATACCTTTATCTGATTTAAAAGAATTAACTCTTGAAGGATTTGTATATAATCTTAAGGATAAAGATATATCAAGAGATATGTCTCTTGTTAGTAATATTATTAAAGAAGATGTTGCAACAGTAAATGCAAAAAGTGGAGATATGTTAATAATTATAAAGATATAAGAAGAAACATTTGAAAATTTGGATTCTTTGTAATTAATGGGTGGATGAGAAAAAATAGAATTGTGTAAAATAATTTTTTAGTGATATAAAATGCCCTTTCAAAAAATGTTTTAACAATAAAAGGAGAATCCTAATTTTTTAGTATTCTCCATTTTTTTGTTATCTAAAGTTAATAATTATACTATTTTCAACTAGGTATGCACTTTTAACATCTTTAGGATATCTATAGCTGTATATTTCAGTATTGTCTAAAGTTGCATACACAACAGCATTAGTAATTTGTTTTATTACTTCATCTTGTATATTACCTTTTACTTCTTTAACTCTTACATTTTTAGTATAAATTTTACCATCTTGAACTCTAATATCACTTTCTAAATGAACTATTGCAGTTTGTGATGTTTTACCAAATAAAGCACCAACTACAGAACTAGTTTCAGCTGAAAGAATAATGTTTAATCTATAGTCTTTTACATATACATCTCTGATAGTAATTTCACCTTTTGCAAGGAATAAGTCTATTCTATTATCCACCTTCTGTGCTAAGTTTGCACGAATTTCACTGTTTGGAACACGGTAATCAGTAACATTTAACATAGTACATGAAAACATCGTGAAACCAAATAAAATTGCCATTAAAAATTTTTTCATATTATATCACTCCTTTTTTATTAAAAACTAAATTTTGATCCTATACCTAGAGTAAAATATTGAGGATAACCTGCACTTATTTCACTAGTGAATCTATTTTTGTAAGTAAATCCGAATTTTGCTTTTACAGAAAATTTATTTATAGATTTATCATTTACAATATAATGATAAGAACCTAAAGAAGCACCAGTATATAATTTGTAGTCATCTTTAATTTTTCCACTTACTTCAGTTAAAATAAATGGTGAAATGAAAGGATGTATATTTTTAACTGATTTAATATATGTATTTTTCTCTAGCTCTAATTTTTCTTTTTCTTCACCATTTGAAGATGATATTTTTTCTTCATAATCTTTTACTTTATCTTCAAATTTTTTTTCTTCTTCATTACTTAATATTTTTTTACTTATACCACCTAGTAATCCAGTACCTAGATTTACATTTATAGGATATTTTTTTATTCTTATTACTTTAGATAATGAAAGTTCA of the Streptobacillus felis genome contains:
- a CDS encoding thiamine diphosphokinase codes for the protein MKYCVFLNGEYPEFTKYHLELLKDRIIYCADGGTNFAYKQGIVPHTIVGDLDSISPEVLSYYKNKGVKIHDYSSDKDYTDFGIALLHICGFDKVGMNDRFQREEIDFYQEKDVLVFGATGGRMDMSIGNAKLLAKNKNMKYISHKNELMYYVDKEDIIKNMSGKKFSLIPLSDLKELTLEGFVYNLKDKDISRDMSLVSNIIKEDVATVNAKSGDMLIIIKI